One window of the Anomalospiza imberbis isolate Cuckoo-Finch-1a 21T00152 chromosome 12, ASM3175350v1, whole genome shotgun sequence genome contains the following:
- the ZDHHC7 gene encoding palmitoyltransferase ZDHHC7 — translation MQSSGHRFRDVEHHPLLADNDSYDSSSSSSEADMAERVWFIRDGCGMVCAIMTWLLVVYADFVVTFVMLLPSKDFWYSVINGVLFNCLAVLALSSHLRTMLTDPGAVPKGNATKEYMDNLQLKPGEVIYKCPKCCSIKPERAHHCSICKRCIRKMDHHCPWVNNCVGEKNQRFFVLFTMYIALISAHALVLCGFQFFSCVRGQWTECSDFSPPVTVILMIFLCLEGFLFLTFTAVMFGTQIHSICNDETEIERLKSEKPTWERRLRWEGMKSVFGGQPSLLWINPFAGFRIRRLLLRGKKGGPEFSV, via the exons ATGCAGTCATCAGGGCACCGTTTCCGCGATGTCGAGCACCACCCGCTCCTGGCCGACAATGACAGCTAcgattcctcctcctcctcctcggagGCTGACATGGCTGAGAGGGTCTGGTTCATCCGGGATGGCTGTGGCATGGTCTGTGCCATCATGACCTGGCTCCTGGTGGTCTATGCAGACTTCGTAGTGACTTTTGTCATGTTGCTGCCTTCCAAAGACTTTTGGTACTCCGTGATCAACGGGGTTCTCTTTAactgcttggcagtgctggctctgTCGTCGCATCTGAGGACTATGCTCACTGATCCA GGGGCTGTGCCCAAAGGAAATGCCACTAAAGAATACATGGATAATTTGCAACTGAAACCAGGAGAAGTGATCTACAAATGTCCCAAGTGCTGTAGTATCAAACCTGAGCGTGCACACCACTGCAG TATTTGCAAGCGATGCATCCGAAAAATGGATCACCACTGCCCGTGGGTGAACAATTGTGTGGGGGAGAAAAATCAGAGATTCTTTGTTCTGTTTACG ATGTACATAGCCCTAATTTCAGCTCATGCTCTTGTACTCTGTGGATTTCAGTTCTTCTCCTGTGTCCGAGGGCAGTGGACTG AGTGCAGTGACTTCTCCCCACCTGTAACTGTGATCCTGATGATCTTCTTGTGCCTTGAGGGTTTTCTGTTTCTCACTTTCACTGCAGTCATGTTTGGCACCCAAATCCACTCAATATGCAACGATGAAACG GAGATTGAAAGACTCAAGAGTGAAAAGCCAACGTGGGAGCGCAGGCTCCGCTGGGAAGGGATGAAATCTGTTTTTGGGGGCCAGCCCTCCCTCCTGTGGATCAACCCTTTCGCAGGATTTCGGATCAGGAGGCTCCTGCTGCGAGGGAAGAAAGGAGGACCTGAGTTTTCTGTTTGA